A genomic window from Bacillota bacterium includes:
- the spoIIGA gene encoding sigma-E processing peptidase SpoIIGA, producing MTEQPYVYIDIVFVINLVMDYTILWATAKLGQLQAPKRRLFLGALIGACYSAVLLFPNFSYMYSLLVRLLLSLIIVGVTFAPLKLTKLAQALIYFYLIAFTMGGAILGGIYFLSNNPHLYGTMNELMLSLVNIKYTWLLVGVAVAVVLAKLGVGFIKKNLLKNYLRVPVTICLASHRLEVEALLDTGNQLKDPITQAPVLIAELRVLAPVMPRDIQEVFQHSTDPEVHKMIAKLAHSSWSSRLRVIPFTSIGKHHGMLLGLRPDEVIVRTNERTVRTKNVVIGVYNKALCPKGSYQALLHPDLIESAMSA from the coding sequence GTGACCGAGCAACCGTACGTCTATATAGATATAGTTTTCGTGATCAATCTGGTTATGGATTACACCATCCTCTGGGCAACCGCAAAATTGGGTCAACTTCAGGCACCAAAACGAAGGTTGTTTCTGGGAGCCCTGATTGGAGCCTGCTATTCTGCTGTTTTGCTTTTTCCCAACTTCAGCTACATGTACAGCCTGCTAGTGCGTCTCCTCCTTTCCCTGATTATTGTCGGGGTTACTTTTGCTCCCCTGAAGTTAACAAAGTTGGCCCAGGCCCTAATTTATTTTTATCTGATCGCGTTCACTATGGGTGGTGCAATCCTTGGGGGCATCTATTTTTTAAGCAACAATCCCCACCTGTATGGGACAATGAATGAGCTGATGCTCAGTCTGGTCAATATTAAATACACCTGGTTATTAGTGGGAGTAGCAGTGGCGGTGGTATTAGCCAAATTAGGGGTGGGCTTCATCAAAAAGAACTTGTTAAAAAACTATCTGCGTGTACCGGTAACCATCTGCCTGGCTAGCCACCGGCTGGAAGTCGAGGCCTTGCTGGATACAGGTAATCAACTTAAAGATCCAATCACCCAGGCACCTGTGCTGATCGCCGAGTTGCGGGTCTTGGCTCCGGTGATGCCGCGGGATATACAGGAAGTTTTTCAGCATTCAACAGATCCTGAGGTTCACAAGATGATTGCCAAACTGGCCCATTCTTCCTGGTCGTCACGATTAAGGGTCATCCCTTTTACTTCTATCGGCAAGCATCACGGGATGTTGTTAGGTTTGCGACCCGATGAAGTGATTGTCCGAACGAACGAGCGTACCGTCCGGACGAAGAATGTGGTGATCGGGGTGTACAACAAGGCGCTGTGCCCCAAAGGTTCATACCAGGCCTTGCTGCACCCGGATTTGATCGAGTCGGCCATGAGTGCTTGA
- the ftsA gene encoding cell division protein FtsA — MARRTIVVGLDVGTTKTTALVGEVDGEHRVHIIGVGECPSSGLRKGTIVDIDNTVKSIDRAIEKAERMSGVHVEAVCVGIAGANISSVNNRGVIAVAGPDREITAEDVERVLQAARVIHLPADRRIIHVIPRQYLVDGYDGVRDPVGMAGSRLEVETNIITGAATSIQNMLKSIHRAGLKLQDLVLNPLASGEAVLLPAEKELGVVVVDIGGGTTDIAIYDQGSPWFTSVLPIGGDYVTSDLAVGLRTTLAEAERVKREMGCVLADLAPDNEYVEITSVGGKEVNRVSRKLLATIIEPRMQEIIAIIRNEIYRSGYKGILPGGVVLTGGAVLMDGLVELARTQFNLPVRIGVPEGIGGISDVVSSPAYATAVGLVLYAAKKLHSSAGEEDDPLLGKFFAKVKSWFREFF; from the coding sequence TTGGCCAGGCGAACTATTGTGGTTGGACTTGATGTGGGGACGACCAAAACGACCGCCCTGGTGGGGGAAGTTGACGGTGAGCATCGAGTCCACATCATCGGAGTTGGCGAGTGCCCCTCTAGCGGATTGCGTAAAGGGACTATAGTTGATATAGATAATACTGTAAAGTCAATTGATCGTGCTATTGAGAAAGCCGAACGGATGAGCGGTGTCCACGTTGAAGCCGTCTGTGTGGGGATCGCGGGTGCCAATATCAGCTCTGTTAATAATCGGGGTGTAATTGCCGTGGCCGGCCCCGACCGGGAAATCACGGCCGAGGATGTCGAGCGAGTGCTGCAAGCTGCTCGGGTCATCCACCTGCCTGCTGATCGGCGGATTATTCACGTTATCCCCAGACAGTATCTGGTTGATGGGTATGACGGTGTGCGCGACCCAGTTGGTATGGCGGGAAGCCGTCTGGAAGTGGAAACGAATATTATTACTGGCGCAGCCACATCGATTCAGAACATGCTTAAAAGCATCCACCGGGCCGGGCTCAAACTACAGGATTTAGTCCTTAATCCCCTCGCGTCGGGGGAAGCCGTCCTCCTCCCAGCAGAAAAGGAATTAGGGGTAGTTGTTGTTGATATCGGGGGCGGGACCACCGATATCGCTATTTACGACCAGGGCAGCCCGTGGTTTACTTCGGTATTACCAATCGGCGGCGATTACGTGACCAGCGACCTGGCGGTTGGCTTACGGACAACCCTGGCGGAGGCGGAGCGCGTTAAACGTGAGATGGGCTGTGTGCTGGCAGATCTGGCGCCCGATAACGAATATGTTGAGATCACTAGTGTTGGCGGCAAAGAGGTTAACCGAGTTTCGCGCAAGCTCCTGGCTACCATCATAGAACCACGCATGCAAGAAATAATTGCCATTATTCGGAATGAAATTTATCGTTCCGGATATAAGGGAATACTCCCCGGCGGGGTGGTTTTGACGGGAGGGGCAGTGCTGATGGATGGATTGGTTGAGTTGGCTCGAACGCAGTTTAACTTACCAGTGCGTATTGGCGTCCCCGAAGGAATCGGGGGAATTTCTGATGTGGTCAGCAGTCCGGCGTATGCCACTGCGGTTGGTTTAGTGCTCTACGCGGCAAAAAAACTGCACAGCAGCGCGGGTGAGGAAGATGATCCTTTATTAGGTAAATTCTTCGCGAAAGTTAAGTCCTGGTTTCGAGAGTTTTTTTAA
- the sigG gene encoding RNA polymerase sporulation sigma factor SigG, whose amino-acid sequence MVVNKVEICGVNTSKLPVLTNTQMRELFTKMQNGDRDAREKLISGNLRLVLSVIQRFTNRGEFVDDLFQVGCIGLMKAIDNFDLSQNVKFSTYAVPMIIGEIRRYLRDNNPIRVSRSLRDIAYKALQVRDSLVSKHSREPSINEIAEELQLPREEIVFALDAIQEPISLFEPIYHDGGDPIFVMDQIGDERNVDSHWLEGITVREALSKLSDREKLILTLRFFEGKTQMEVAEEIGISQAQVSRLEKAALMHMRKHV is encoded by the coding sequence CTGGTAGTGAACAAAGTAGAAATATGTGGCGTCAATACTTCGAAGTTACCTGTACTAACCAATACCCAAATGCGAGAACTCTTTACTAAAATGCAGAACGGTGACCGGGACGCGCGGGAAAAGTTAATCAGCGGTAATTTAAGGCTCGTCTTGAGTGTAATTCAACGGTTCACCAATCGGGGAGAATTTGTTGATGACTTGTTCCAGGTCGGTTGTATCGGCTTGATGAAGGCCATCGATAACTTTGATCTCAGCCAAAACGTAAAGTTTTCCACTTACGCGGTGCCGATGATTATTGGCGAGATTCGCCGGTATCTGCGCGACAATAATCCAATCCGGGTTAGCCGGTCCCTGCGCGACATCGCTTATAAAGCTCTCCAGGTGCGGGACAGTCTGGTCAGCAAACATTCTCGTGAACCTTCAATCAATGAAATTGCCGAGGAACTCCAACTACCCCGTGAAGAGATCGTTTTTGCTCTGGATGCCATTCAAGAGCCAATCTCTCTCTTTGAGCCGATCTACCACGATGGGGGAGATCCAATCTTTGTCATGGATCAGATCGGCGATGAACGTAATGTGGACTCGCACTGGTTGGAAGGAATTACGGTCCGTGAGGCCTTGAGTAAACTCAGTGACCGGGAAAAACTGATCCTGACGTTAAGGTTTTTCGAGGGAAAGACCCAGATGGAGGTTGCCGAAGAAATCGGGATTTCCCAGGCTCAGGTATCTCGGTTGGAAAAAGCAGCGCTAATGCACATGCGCAAACACGTTTAA
- the sigE gene encoding RNA polymerase sporulation sigma factor SigE yields MCLKWTVYLIVLNWLQKVSWLSEIYYVGSSEALPPPLTSDEEVFLLTKLERGDHGVKTVLIERNLRLVVYIARKFENTGVGIEDLVSIGTIGLIKAVNTFDPGKKIKLATYASRCIENEILMHLRRNNRTRVEVSFDEPLNIDWDGNELLLSDVLGTENDIIYKSLEDEVDKKLLQAAMLILSPREKRIMELRFGLKDGQEKTQKEVADMLGISQSYISRLEKRIIKRLRKEIHRLE; encoded by the coding sequence ATGTGCTTGAAGTGGACAGTATACCTGATTGTCTTGAATTGGCTGCAAAAGGTCAGCTGGTTATCCGAGATTTATTATGTTGGCAGTAGTGAAGCGCTACCGCCACCGTTAACCAGTGATGAAGAGGTTTTCTTGCTGACCAAACTGGAAAGGGGCGACCACGGCGTCAAGACGGTTTTGATTGAGCGTAACTTGCGTCTGGTGGTTTACATCGCCCGGAAGTTTGAAAATACGGGAGTCGGCATCGAAGATCTGGTTTCGATCGGGACGATCGGACTGATCAAGGCGGTTAACACCTTTGATCCTGGAAAAAAGATCAAATTGGCTACCTATGCTTCGCGCTGTATAGAAAATGAAATATTAATGCACCTGCGGCGCAACAACAGAACCCGGGTGGAAGTTTCTTTTGATGAACCCTTAAACATTGATTGGGACGGGAACGAATTGCTGCTCTCAGATGTCTTGGGAACAGAGAATGATATAATTTATAAGTCACTGGAGGACGAAGTGGACAAAAAACTGCTTCAGGCAGCAATGCTAATACTCAGCCCCCGGGAAAAGAGGATCATGGAACTGCGCTTCGGTTTAAAAGACGGGCAGGAGAAGACCCAAAAAGAAGTAGCGGATATGCTGGGAATTTCTCAATCCTACATTTCTCGCCTGGAAAAGCGGATTATCAAAAGACTACGCAAAGAAATCCACCGTCTGGAGTAA
- a CDS encoding 2Fe-2S iron-sulfur cluster binding domain-containing protein, with protein sequence MDQVKLMIDGIEVTVEPNTTILEAARLVGIEIPSLCYLKGINEIGACRVCLVEIEGVKALQASCVYPVSEGLKVHTNTPRVRRARRTVVELLMSNHHRECLTCIRNLNCELQNVADNLGVRNLRHTGEMIDYGFYDRNPAIVRDYNKCIVCRRCEAICSKIQEVNVYSAQRRGLNTVIAPAFQKDLGDVACIMCGQCVIACPTGSLAEKEHIEPVWRALEDPDKYVVVQTAPSIQVTLGEPFGLPVGTVVTGKMVAALRRLGFNRVFATDFTADLTIIEEAHELLERLAGKGKLPLLSSCCPAWIKLCEHFYPEFLPNLSSCKSPHEMFGALTKTYFAEKQGIDPQKIVSVAIMPCTAKKYEAARPEMGANGMRDVDYVLTTRELARMIRQAGIDFKNLPDESFDTPMGISSGAGAIFGATGGVIEAAVRTAYALTHDEEMGYLDFEEVRGQSGIKACEVELAGKRIRIGVAHGAGNARRILDSILAGESYDYVEIMGCSGGCVGGGGQPILGGRDQKRISLDYRHNRADALYHIDEHKIWRRAHDNPAVKALYAEYLGHPLSKRAKALLHTTYENRGRYCAFTDDDKKRWFEHQLAAR encoded by the coding sequence ATGGACCAGGTAAAATTGATGATCGATGGGATTGAAGTCACCGTCGAGCCGAATACGACAATCTTAGAGGCCGCTAGACTGGTAGGGATCGAAATCCCCAGTCTCTGTTACTTAAAGGGTATCAACGAGATTGGGGCGTGCCGGGTTTGTCTTGTCGAGATAGAAGGGGTCAAAGCCCTGCAGGCCTCTTGCGTTTACCCGGTTTCTGAAGGGTTAAAGGTACACACGAATACCCCGCGGGTGCGGCGTGCCCGTCGAACCGTGGTTGAACTGCTTATGAGTAATCATCACCGGGAATGTTTGACCTGCATCCGCAATCTGAACTGTGAACTGCAAAATGTGGCCGACAACCTTGGGGTACGGAACTTGCGGCACACCGGCGAGATGATTGACTACGGCTTCTATGACCGCAACCCGGCTATTGTGCGTGATTACAATAAGTGCATTGTCTGTCGTCGCTGCGAGGCCATTTGCAGTAAGATTCAGGAAGTTAATGTCTATTCCGCCCAACGACGAGGCCTCAATACGGTTATTGCCCCGGCCTTTCAAAAAGACCTGGGAGACGTCGCCTGCATCATGTGTGGGCAGTGCGTCATCGCCTGTCCGACTGGATCCCTTGCCGAAAAAGAACACATTGAACCGGTCTGGCGGGCGTTGGAAGACCCTGACAAGTACGTAGTTGTTCAAACGGCTCCTTCAATCCAGGTGACTTTAGGTGAGCCCTTCGGCTTGCCGGTAGGTACCGTGGTCACCGGTAAAATGGTGGCTGCCTTGCGTCGTTTGGGCTTCAACCGGGTGTTTGCCACTGATTTTACGGCTGACTTGACGATTATAGAAGAGGCTCATGAACTCCTGGAACGGTTGGCGGGTAAGGGCAAGCTCCCTCTTTTATCTTCCTGTTGCCCGGCCTGGATCAAACTGTGTGAGCATTTCTATCCAGAATTCTTGCCAAATTTATCCAGTTGCAAATCGCCCCACGAAATGTTTGGCGCTCTGACCAAGACGTACTTTGCCGAGAAGCAGGGAATTGATCCGCAGAAAATTGTGTCGGTGGCAATCATGCCCTGCACCGCGAAAAAGTATGAGGCAGCTCGACCAGAAATGGGCGCCAATGGGATGCGGGATGTTGATTATGTGCTGACAACCCGCGAATTGGCCAGGATGATTCGACAGGCTGGGATCGACTTTAAAAACTTACCCGATGAATCCTTTGATACCCCGATGGGGATCTCCAGTGGGGCGGGAGCGATCTTCGGAGCCACTGGTGGTGTTATTGAGGCGGCGGTACGTACTGCCTATGCCTTGACGCATGATGAAGAGATGGGGTACTTAGACTTTGAAGAGGTCCGTGGCCAAAGTGGCATCAAGGCGTGCGAAGTGGAATTGGCTGGCAAGAGGATTCGGATTGGCGTTGCCCACGGTGCGGGTAACGCTCGTCGGATTTTGGATAGCATTTTGGCCGGAGAAAGCTATGACTATGTTGAAATTATGGGCTGCTCCGGAGGTTGTGTGGGTGGTGGAGGGCAACCGATCCTCGGTGGACGGGATCAGAAGAGAATCTCGCTTGATTACAGGCACAACCGGGCTGATGCTCTGTATCACATTGATGAGCACAAGATATGGCGGCGGGCGCACGATAACCCGGCGGTCAAGGCCTTGTATGCCGAGTATTTGGGACATCCGTTGAGTAAGCGGGCTAAAGCCTTGTTGCACACCACTTATGAAAATCGAGGTCGCTATTGTGCCTTTACTGATGATGATAAGAAACGCTGGTTTGAGCACCAGCTTGCGGCCAGGTAG
- the nuoF gene encoding NADH-quinone oxidoreductase subunit NuoF has product MKLIQTIDDLSRIRDKTRQRMWPRLATLAGEQNQINEYQVLVCSGTGCTASRSQAVLKALNRAIADSGLEERVRVVKTGCFGFCKQGPIIVIYPDKTFYCHVQEKDVEEIVNTHLQSGQLVEKLLYREPDREKVEQKLDELLFFEHQQRIALRNCGVINPEDIQEYIALDGYLALANVLIDRNPARVIEEIIKSGLRGRGGAGFLTGRKWQMAAQVEANPKFVVCNADEGDPGAFMDRSILEGDPHSVLEAMAIAGYCIGANRGYIYIRAEYPLAVERLEIAIAQAKEYGMLGSNIFGSGFDFSVEIRLGAGAFVCGEETALLRSITGRRGEPRPRPPFPAVSGLWNQPTLVNNVETFANIPVILRQGADWYASIGTEKSKGTKVFALAGQINNTGLIEVPMGTTLRTIIYRIGGGIPHGKKFKAVQTGGPSGGCIPAQYLDTPIDYESLAELGSMMGSGGMIVMDESDCMVDIARFYLEFSQDESCGKCTPCRIGTKRLLEIIERITQGKGEMEDLELLEVLSQDIKEASLCGLGQSAPNPVLSTLRYFREEYEAHIKQRRCPAGVCRSLFEFRVSDERCIACGVCARVCPVDAAQGKVKEGPFTINQERCIKCGACEDKCPADAIYKH; this is encoded by the coding sequence ATGAAGTTGATTCAGACCATTGATGATTTAAGTCGAATACGCGATAAGACCCGGCAACGGATGTGGCCGCGGCTAGCCACATTGGCCGGCGAACAAAATCAAATCAATGAATATCAAGTATTGGTCTGTAGTGGTACTGGTTGCACCGCTTCCAGGAGCCAGGCTGTTCTGAAGGCACTCAATCGGGCAATTGCCGACTCCGGGCTGGAAGAACGAGTCCGGGTAGTGAAAACAGGCTGTTTTGGCTTTTGTAAACAGGGGCCGATAATCGTTATCTATCCTGACAAGACATTCTACTGCCATGTTCAAGAAAAAGATGTCGAGGAAATTGTCAATACTCACTTACAAAGCGGCCAGTTGGTGGAAAAACTCTTGTACCGGGAACCGGACCGGGAAAAAGTGGAACAAAAGCTCGATGAACTGCTCTTTTTTGAGCACCAGCAGCGGATTGCTTTGCGCAACTGTGGGGTAATCAATCCCGAAGATATTCAGGAATACATCGCTTTGGATGGTTACCTTGCTCTGGCCAATGTGTTGATTGATAGGAACCCGGCCCGTGTGATTGAGGAGATCATCAAGTCCGGGTTGAGGGGAAGAGGGGGAGCCGGGTTTTTGACCGGGCGGAAGTGGCAAATGGCTGCTCAGGTAGAAGCCAACCCCAAATTTGTTGTCTGCAATGCTGATGAAGGTGATCCCGGAGCGTTCATGGACCGCAGTATTCTTGAGGGGGACCCGCACAGTGTCCTGGAGGCGATGGCAATTGCCGGTTATTGTATTGGGGCCAACCGTGGGTATATTTACATCAGAGCAGAGTACCCGCTTGCTGTTGAACGGTTAGAAATAGCGATTGCTCAGGCGAAGGAATATGGGATGTTAGGTTCGAATATCTTCGGTTCTGGTTTTGATTTTTCGGTTGAAATACGACTGGGAGCTGGTGCTTTTGTCTGTGGGGAGGAAACCGCTCTTCTCCGCTCAATCACCGGTCGTCGAGGTGAACCGCGGCCTCGACCGCCATTTCCCGCTGTTTCAGGCCTCTGGAACCAACCAACTTTAGTTAACAATGTTGAGACTTTTGCCAATATTCCAGTGATCCTGCGGCAAGGAGCAGACTGGTATGCCAGTATTGGAACGGAAAAGAGTAAGGGAACAAAGGTTTTTGCTTTGGCCGGACAGATCAATAACACCGGTTTGATCGAGGTCCCGATGGGTACCACCCTCCGGACGATTATCTATAGAATTGGTGGTGGTATTCCGCACGGTAAAAAATTCAAAGCTGTTCAAACGGGAGGACCATCAGGGGGGTGTATTCCAGCCCAGTACCTGGATACGCCGATTGACTACGAATCACTGGCTGAGCTTGGTTCAATGATGGGCTCCGGGGGAATGATCGTCATGGATGAGTCTGACTGTATGGTGGATATCGCTCGATTTTACCTGGAATTTTCCCAGGATGAGTCATGTGGGAAATGCACGCCGTGCCGTATTGGGACAAAAAGACTGCTGGAGATCATTGAACGCATTACCCAGGGAAAGGGAGAGATGGAAGATTTGGAACTCCTGGAAGTGCTTTCTCAGGACATCAAGGAAGCGTCATTGTGTGGTCTTGGGCAGAGTGCACCTAATCCGGTTTTGAGTACCCTCAGGTATTTCCGGGAGGAATATGAAGCCCATATTAAACAAAGACGTTGTCCCGCCGGCGTGTGCCGCTCGCTGTTTGAATTCAGGGTGAGCGATGAACGTTGTATTGCCTGTGGGGTTTGTGCGCGGGTTTGCCCGGTTGATGCCGCGCAGGGTAAGGTGAAAGAAGGACCCTTTACAATTAATCAGGAAAGATGTATCAAGTGCGGCGCATGCGAAGATAAATGCCCTGCTGACGCGATCTACAAACATTAG
- the ftsZ gene encoding cell division protein FtsZ — MLEFDTDLAQLAEIKVIGVGGGGNNAVNRMIAAGLKGVEFIAVNTDAQALQLSQAEHKIQIGAKLTKGLGAGANPEIGEKAAEESREELIQALRGADMVFVTAGMGGGTGTGGAPVVASVAKEVGALTVGVVTRPFTFEGKKRASQAEKGITELKSRVDTLITIPNDRLLQVVDKHTSINEAFRIADDVLRQGVQGISDLIAVPGLINLDFADVKTIMTETGSALMGIGTGRGENRAAEAARGAISSPLLETSIEGAKGVLLNITGGPSLSLFEVNEAAEIIAQAADPEANIIFGAVIDENLNDEVRVTVIATGFDSRPTHRGGVPELDIRPFASDDLDIPAFLRRK; from the coding sequence ATGCTAGAATTTGATACCGATTTGGCCCAGTTGGCGGAAATCAAGGTAATTGGCGTAGGCGGGGGGGGAAACAATGCGGTTAACCGCATGATTGCGGCCGGTCTCAAGGGAGTTGAGTTCATCGCTGTCAATACTGATGCCCAGGCTTTGCAACTATCCCAGGCCGAGCACAAGATTCAAATTGGTGCGAAGCTGACCAAAGGTCTGGGAGCTGGGGCCAATCCCGAAATCGGTGAGAAAGCAGCCGAGGAGAGCCGGGAAGAGTTGATCCAGGCGTTGCGGGGAGCCGATATGGTTTTTGTGACGGCCGGCATGGGGGGTGGCACCGGGACCGGTGGAGCACCAGTGGTGGCCTCGGTTGCCAAAGAGGTAGGAGCTCTGACGGTTGGGGTGGTAACGCGACCATTCACCTTCGAAGGTAAGAAGCGCGCCAGCCAGGCAGAAAAAGGTATTACGGAATTAAAGAGCCGGGTAGATACCCTGATCACGATTCCGAATGACCGCCTGCTGCAGGTGGTGGATAAGCATACATCAATTAATGAAGCTTTTAGAATTGCTGACGATGTGTTGCGCCAGGGTGTTCAAGGGATTTCTGACCTGATTGCCGTCCCTGGTTTAATCAATCTGGATTTTGCTGATGTTAAAACAATTATGACAGAAACTGGCTCCGCTTTAATGGGTATCGGTACAGGTAGGGGAGAAAACCGGGCAGCAGAGGCGGCGCGGGGAGCTATCTCCAGCCCGCTTCTGGAAACTTCGATCGAAGGAGCCAAAGGTGTGCTGCTGAACATCACCGGTGGGCCTAGCCTGAGCTTGTTTGAGGTCAACGAAGCGGCGGAGATCATCGCCCAGGCGGCTGATCCGGAAGCTAACATCATCTTCGGGGCGGTTATCGACGAGAATTTGAACGATGAGGTGCGGGTGACGGTCATTGCTACGGGGTTTGATAGCCGACCGACCCACCGCGGTGGAGTACCGGAACTGGATATCCGCCCGTTTGCTTCGGATGACCTGGATATTCCGGCGTTCCTGAGACGTAAGTAA